Proteins from a single region of Myxococcaceae bacterium JPH2:
- the nadE gene encoding NAD(+) synthase, whose product MKFSKQVLELDWEAKAASLAEGLREAVLRKLRRRGLVVAISGGIDSACVAALAVRALGPDRVFGLLLPERDSSGLSSQLGRELCSHLGIQHTLVDIAPVLEAAGCYSQRDAAVRSVFPGFQPDMKWKIVMHGDRLNTDALNVFYVVVQVNGEEQRFRLTPQAYVQIVAATNFKQRVRKMMEYYHADRLNFAASGTPNRLEYDQGFFVKLGDGAADVKPIASLYKTQTYKLARHLGVIDGILNREPTTDTFSLEQSQEDFYFSVHYSQLDLILWAKNHGVSPEEVSAQMDLTPQQVQRVFDDIEQKRRTTAYLHAPPLLLEPVPELTPFKIG is encoded by the coding sequence ATGAAGTTCTCCAAGCAGGTGCTGGAACTGGACTGGGAAGCCAAGGCGGCCTCGCTGGCAGAAGGGCTGCGAGAGGCGGTGCTGCGCAAGCTGCGGCGGCGCGGCCTGGTGGTGGCCATCTCGGGAGGAATCGACTCGGCCTGCGTGGCCGCGTTGGCGGTGCGTGCCCTGGGGCCCGACCGCGTCTTCGGTCTGCTCTTGCCGGAGCGCGACTCCAGCGGCCTGTCCTCACAGCTCGGCCGTGAGCTGTGCAGTCACCTGGGCATCCAGCACACGCTGGTGGACATCGCGCCCGTGCTGGAGGCCGCGGGGTGCTATTCGCAGCGCGACGCGGCGGTGCGCTCGGTGTTTCCCGGATTCCAGCCCGACATGAAGTGGAAGATCGTCATGCACGGCGATCGGCTGAACACCGACGCGCTGAATGTCTTCTACGTGGTGGTGCAGGTGAATGGCGAGGAGCAGCGCTTCCGCCTCACGCCGCAGGCCTACGTGCAGATCGTCGCGGCCACGAACTTCAAGCAGCGCGTGCGCAAGATGATGGAGTACTACCACGCGGACCGGCTGAACTTCGCCGCGTCGGGCACGCCGAACCGGTTGGAGTACGACCAGGGCTTCTTCGTGAAGCTGGGCGACGGCGCGGCGGACGTGAAGCCCATCGCCAGCCTCTACAAGACGCAGACGTACAAGCTCGCGCGTCACCTGGGCGTCATCGACGGCATCCTCAACCGCGAGCCCACCACCGACACGTTCAGCCTGGAGCAGTCGCAGGAGGACTTCTACTTCTCCGTGCACTACTCACAGCTCGACCTCATCCTCTGGGCGAAGAACCATGGCGTGTCCCCCGAGGAGGTCTCCGCGCAGATGGACCTCACGCCGCAGCAGGTGCAGCGCGTGTTCGATGACATCGAGCAGAAGCGCCGCACCACCGCGTACCTGCACGCGCCGCCGTTGCTGCTGGAGCCCGTGCCGGAGCTGACGCCGTTCAAGATTGGCTGA